A region from the Dendropsophus ebraccatus isolate aDenEbr1 chromosome 1, aDenEbr1.pat, whole genome shotgun sequence genome encodes:
- the FOXI1 gene encoding forkhead box protein I1 produces the protein MSAFDPQTHSPPRCGPQFPNIGQEPPEMNIYCDSIFHPQTMPSPQRPSNFETGDYSTTANPYLWLNGPSITPPPYLSGSNTSHFMPQSYGMQRQLLPNMHGLGGSELGWLPIPSQEELMKLVRPPYSYSALIAMAIHGAPDKRLTLSQIYQYVADNFPFYNKSKAGWQNSIRHNLSLNDCFKKVPRDEDDPGKGNYWTLDPNCEKMFDNGNFRRKRKRKSDTNGQLSSEKSEGSPLSNSPKNGEHQDMLESSSPGADESSEKRLSPPAITPCLNNFLSSMTAYVNSANPVSRPLGLNNETPDKMGQNMTGFNSYSPLSNLANHGGSDWSSAMPSNPFGYGSSVLNQFNSHFYNSINTNSTLYSREGTEV, from the exons ATGAGTGCTTTTGATCCACAGACTCATTCTCCACCACGCTGTGGGCCACAGTTTCCAAATATTGGACAAGAACCTCCAGAGATGAATATCTACTGTGATAGCATCTTCCACCCACAGACAATGCCTAGTCCTCAGCGACCTTCAAACTTTGAGACTGGAGACTACAGCACAACAGCAAATCCTTACTTGTGGCTGAATGGACCATCCATCACACCACCTCCATACCTTTCAGGATCTAACACCAGCCACTTCATGCCTCAGTCTTATGGGATGCAAAGGCAGCTCTTGCCTAACATGCATGGCTTAGGAGGTTCTGAATTAGGTTGGCTTCCAATTCCCTCCCAAGAAGAACTCATGAAATTGGTGAGACCTCCTTACTCCTATTCTGCTCTGATAGCCATGGCAATTCATGGTGCACCAGACAAAAGACTGACCCTGAGCCAGATATACCAATATGTTGCTGACAACTTTCCATTCTACAACAAAAGCAAGGCTGGATGGCAAAACTCAATCCGGCACAACTTGTCTCTGAATGATTGCTTCAAGAAAGTTCCTCGGGATGAAGATGATCCAG gaAAAGGAAATTACTGGACCCTAGATCCAAACTGTGAGAAAATGTTTGATAACGGAAACTTCcgcagaaaaagaaagagaaagtcTGACACCAATGGACAGCTATCTTCTGAGAAATCCGAGGGCAGTCCCCTGTCTAACAGCCCAAAGAATGGTGAACATCAAGACATGTTGGAGAGCTCCTCACCAGGAGCAGATGAGTCATCTGAGAAAAGATTATCTCCACCCGCTATAACACCATGCCTTAACAACTTTCTCTCTAGCATGACTGCTTATGTCAACAGTGCCAACCCAGTAAGCAGGCCACTTGGACTCAATAATGAAACACCTGACAAAATGGGACAGAACATGACAGGTTTTAACTCATACTCTCCACTTTCCAACTTAGCCAACCACGGAGGGTCAGATTGGTCGAGTGCAATGCCATCAAATCCCTTTGGCTATGGCAGTTCAGTTTTAAACCAGTTCAATTCCCATTTCTATAACAGTATCAATACAAATAGCACCCTATACTCCAGAGAAGGCACAGAGGTATAA